The genomic interval acacaatagtagaaataaatgaatcacaGCACCCAAAAATATTGGATAATCTCAGTGACAGGAAGGTGAAAAAAGGAAAGTGCCAAAAGAACATAGAAGATATAATACCATTTGTGGAAGCTCAAATgaactaaactttaaaatacatgctATTTAGGCATCAACATAAGTGTGTGAATGTGTTAATACATAAAGTATGTTCTAATGCAAGTGTGTAATGAACACAAAATTCAGGACCATGATTTACCAAGGGTCAGGTAGGAATTAGAATTGTAAAACCAGAGAAGTAGCTCTAAATTCAAGATCGCAATTCTTGAATGGAGTGGTAGGCCAAAATATGTTCATGgcattaattttaattgattaaaaaGGAACAATGATGATATGGCTCACTTACCCCAAAATTAAGATGATTCCATAATTTTAGCATATATTATCTTTCCAGCATACATAACACATAGATAATGCCTATGTTTCTTCATTTGATTGATGTGTTGccccctaaaaaaacaaaaacaaaaatgaagttcAATTAAATGtgctaatttttgtattttatatttgcagTCTTCAATGATAAATTTAACACATGAATAAATTCATCTCTGAAATTAAGTTCCATGGAAgaaacctacacacacacacacacacacacacacacatgcaagacGAAACCCGTTGTCTTAAGGGAACTTTTCCTAAAATAGTTGCTTGTAAAAGCCTCTGACCATAGCCCAAGATTTTTAAATCACCTCTGTGGGGCACCAGTCCCCACAGTCTACATGACACGCACACACTAGCCTTCATGTCCTACATAAACACCTCCTGGGGCACACATACACCAGCGGCGGGCTCTCCTTTAATGGGCAAAGATCAGCCTACAAATGAGCCTGATGGGAGTGCTCACTAAAAGACTACAAATATCCCATCAAAAACACACTTAAGAAGCCAAATTCAATAACTTTGCCACCCATCCCAATTCTAGTTTTTCTCCAACGTCCACATTAAATAGAGATTTCATAGAGTTTTAGCTCAGCTGTTGCATTTAAATGCATATGTAATTAAGAgttagtataagaaagtggtggCTCGTCAATGTTCATGGACTCAGTAACATGCCAAACAAGAATCCTGATTACCTGTGTAATAATGGCAACATGGGTACCTTTGGGCTACATAAGAACACGAGAGCTGCGAATTCTTCCCTCCTGAAACGTaaatatgttctttctttctacttttctctccACATGATTGTTACattcaaattatgtttaaatatgtttGCTCCATTTGTCTTAAATTTCACTGAACAAACTAAAATGTAAGCTCATTCTACACCATCAGAAACTAAAGTCCATAccatgaaaaaggaaaacctgTTTCAATGAAATCACAACATGCCTCTTTATTAACATATATTTCCACTGTGTGTgctattgtttttaatatcatgttcattttttacatttattttttcatattcagttcctaatggtttattgtcaaattggtttccatataacacccagtgcttctccccacaagttcaGTTTTAAATTAAAGTTGCAATAATAAGTAACTAAAAGTTGAGATCCAAAGCTTAAACcaacatggaaaatatttataagcataAAATCAAAAGTCCTATATATGGATTCACTACATTAAATTACATAAACTCTAATTTCAAGCTGACACGTCCAATAAGTATACCTGCATTCTTATTGTGATCCAATGCTTAAACCGAGCCAGTAATGATTTTCACCTGCTAAACCTACTTAACATGTATTTTCAAAACTGTGTGTGCATCATGGATGCTCACTGCTTTCTTCAATGGTATAGCACATCGGCAGTACTGTGTTCACTTCTCAACTAACTAATCCAAGGCATTTAGTAATCCATGGTGAGTCCAAAGGATTGCAACCAGAAAAGCATGGCAGTTAAACTTCACACAGTGTGGGCAACAGCTGACAACCATCAAGCACCTAATCTGAAGTCTAAGAATATATTTGATAATAGAATCTAATATTAAGATAACTCGAAAGAcgtatacaattttttaaagagcaaactAAACAGTATTGTCTGGAGATTCACATTTGGGTAATCATGCTATTAAAACACAAGGAGGCAGTTATGTATGACCCAAGGAAGTAGAATGGTAATGATTGAGACAAGCCAGAAGAAAAGCTCCTGGGGTGCTTGGCAAGGTTCTACTTCTCGATCTGCATGTGAGTTATAAGAACACTCCCCTTGATTCAGTgagcttttactttctttctgtatttatgttttattttctaataaaatggtatttttaaaggaAGCCATGTTGAATTGATTTATTCCACGTTATttccagaataaagaaaaataggcaGTGCCTGTGTGTTAAAGAGCAACTCTGACCTCAACATAAAGAGTATGAGTCCCTCTTTAAAGGATAGTTAGGAAGCTACAAAAACAGGAGTTGTGTGACCATTCTGTGGAAGATCTGCTCATAAGGCAGAAGGCTGGATTGTGGCTTCTGAGTCTATGTCAACTCTAAAACTCCATGGCTTTCTAATTTCTGACACTATCCCAACCTGACGTGGTCAAGGAAAGATAACTACATTTGGTAATCAAGGCATTTGGAGAGCTTaagtcctctcccctctcctatcTCTGAGTTTATCAGTTCACTATGTACATTGTGTTTTGTGTACACGAGTGtctgtgcattttaaatgttatcCACACATAAAATATTAAGCATTCCAGTTTAGTTCTAGACCATGATGGTAAAATTACCAGTGGGGAAAatgaagagattaaaaaagaaataaaataatactaattagTGGGTAGGTAAATACAGTGCttacattttagaattaaatatgAACCAAGGACAGTTCTAATGTTTCCACAAATACTAACCCTCACAGCCTCCCTTTGAGGAACATTATTAGCTTCACAGAATGTACAGAGACCCTGATATACAACCAGGTTATATAACTGCCCAAGGGTACTTTACTTCCCCATACTTACCTAGGATTTCACACCAAGCTCTGAGTCCAGAATCCATGTGCTTAAGCACTATGCTCAACTTAACTGGCATCCTATCACATAAAGACTTGTCAcaattattaattaaatgaaatttctatttttatatggaTAACAACTGTATCCCTGTATCATACTACTAGGTAATAACAGTTCTTTCTTCATCGTTATAACATTTTCAGGTTCTAACTAAAATGCTTGTAACAATGATATACTGTAAGTAgttttccctattttatttaaCAGAGTGAATAAATTTAGTATTCTTTGGCTCCAAACACACTATGAATATAAAGTACGCTGGCCAAAGTCCATGTTCTAACCTTATGTGCATAAAAAACTTACAAGCCAAAAGAAACCCTCAAAAACATTGTAGGTTAATTCACTCATTAATTATTCCATCTATTTAATGATATGATAAAGTATTCAGAAATAGTGAAATTCAtgtattctttatctcttttctgtattttttcagaACTGAAGTGAGATGTTTACATATGGAGTTCTGAAGTATCCAGAGGATTGATACATATGATTGGTAATTACAAGGGGAAAACAACTCCTGATTGTTTAATGAACTGCTTGTTGGTCAAGTTATCTATCTTGCTAATCCTGCTGAGTAGCCCAGGGAGTAGGAGCTAACACAGGTTGTTGATGTGTGTATGtggtaaaaaaaacttttctggaATAGGTTCATTTTAACTCTGCAACAAATTCTAAGGCTATTTAAATGATGTAGTATCAGTGATGAAAGGTATTCAAAGAAACACATGGCCACTATACAtgtaaataatagttaaaaataaagacaattttttcgTGGCACAAAAAAAAGAGCAGTATAGTGAGGAACATGAAAAGCCATACAGAACAGCAGTGTCTGCAGGACGGAATAGGAATGAAAATATGAGGAGGcggttggtggtgatggtgataatggcTGGAATGCGGACATTTGAAGGTGAATATGGAAAGTGATAGTGCTGCCAAATAGTGCAGCTCATCCCAACATGACAGGTTACCGAACTTTATACCTCAAACTCCACTCCTTTGATGAGGGAAATATTTGTCATCAAGTGATCGAATGTCATAATTTCAAGAAGGAACAACCCTAAACATATCCTATTCTTAAGTTATATCattaactttatgtatttattgcttatccaaaataaatagaatcataggTGTCATAGCATATTAAGCTACTTCAATATTTACAACTCAGTGTGAATGggttcactttattatttttagaaccaCTCTGGTTATGAGTAGACATGGAGAAGCCATGGTCACTGAATACAGAGTGTTAAATGTTCCAAAGGGAGAGAGCACTCAAACAAGTGAATTTGGGATACTCATGGCAAAATGCAGAGATTTTATTTCTACCTAAggtaatgctattttttttatttccatggtATTGTCTCCTAGACGTTCGTCGGGAGATATGAATGCAAACAATGGAAGTTCCATGACAGATTTCATCCTGCTTGGGTTTTCTGATCAGCCCCAATTGGAACACATTATCTCTGGGATTGTCTTCATCTTCTATATTGTGACTTTGGTAGGAAACACAACCATCATTCTTGTATCTAACCTAGACTGCCAGCTCCATActcccatgtatttcttcttatCCAATTTGTCCTTTCTGGACCTCTGTTATGCAACTAGCATTATCCCACAGATGCTGGTAAATCTATGGGGTCCAACAAAGTCTATTACCTATGGAGGGTGTGTGCTCCAATTCTTCTTTGCCCTTGACTTGGGAGCCACAGAATGTCTTCTCTTggctgtgatggcctatgaccgttaTGCCGCTGTCTGTCAACCTCTTCACTACACAGTAGTAATGCACCCTCAGCTTTGCCAGAAGATGGTGCTCACTGCCTGGTTAGGTGGTCTTGGCAGTGCCTTAATTCTTTGCTCCCTGACTTTGAAGTTGCCAAGATGTGGGCACCGGGAAGTGGACAATTTTTTCTGTGAGATGCCAGCCTTGCTCAAGATGGCTTGTGTCTACTCAAAAGTAATTGAGGTGGTTGTCTATGCTCTTGGGGTGATATTCCTTCTAGTACCTCTATCACTAATTCTCATCTCATATGCAATTATTACTCAAGCTGTCGTGAGGATCAAGTCAACAGCAAGGTGGCGTAAGATCCTTAATACATGTGGTTCCCACCTCACGGTAGTAACTCTCTTTTATGGAACACTAATTTATATGTACATGAAGCCACAGAATAGCACATCCCAAGATGAGGGGAAGTTCTTTACACTCTTTTACACAATTGTTACACCCACTCTTAACCCTCTGATCtatactttaagaaacaaagatgtgAAGAGTGCAGTAAAGAGAATACTGTGTGTAGAAAAATGGTTAGCAAAGTCATGAGTTGGATGGAAGAGAGTGAAGGAAATAACACTGACCTTTGCCAAGAGAAGATGTAGCCAGTCATTTATGCAAAGAAGTACACAGAAATTATAAGGAGATAGAGATGCATAAAGAAACTTTCATCATACAATCAAAAGCCTTCAAGACAAATCAGGAACTACAGATAAGTAAAGATGGAATTATGAAGAGTGGTTTTTGTAATAGATGTATGTACAAGGTATTAAGAAAGTATTCcatatggaattttattttaatgtagaattACACTGGACATGGATTTCTTTTTACCACACTTACCACTTTTATGGGAAATAACATTTCCTTCATCCACCTAATATGCCATCAGGGACTTAGTGGTACAGATCAACTGCCCACCATTATTCACCCATCTTTTGCCTAAAGTTTTAACTGCTCCAGAGCCACCATGTGGCATATCACGTTTACGAGACTGGTCTCCATTAACAATGCCAAGAAATTCTGAATATCTTTatgctggagaaaaaaataccactCTTCTTTACAAGTTAACCATTTCTGATATTGGATAGCCTCTGCATATGAGAGTTCACATTACCGTGCCCTTGCTCTCTAACATGGGGGTGGAGTTAGCGGTCACCACCGGGGTATATGGGTCGGGTACATGAGTTCTAGGGGTTAATGGTCTTTTCTCTCCCATCCTCAAACGTTCTGTTTCACAGGCTTCCACAttgaaaacattatttgaaattgTGATTCTTTGGGGGATAACACTAAAATCACCAATTTCATGGGCATTGGTAAAAATAAAGATCTGAGAGAGGATGATGATACCCAAACATAGGAAAGCCCAGAGAGAATATCAACTTTATGGTATTGTCATGACTCTGAGAGGAGAATGTATAGATTGGTAACAGTCTGGTCACTGGAAATGCATATCAACTTTTCTTTGTAAGAAAACTCATCCCAAACTTGATAAACAATTACTTTATCATTTAAAACTCTCTGGCTCAACTTCTACCCTCAGTTGATACCTTACTCATGGGACATTTCACTACAAATCCAGAATATCTGTGCTTCTATTTCCTCCAAAACCTACTCCTGTCTCTACATTGGCATTatctcattttgtatttatttgtatgcaTGTTTGATAAAACTATTGGTGAGCGTTTCAACAACATAGAAACTCTTATTCATGTGAGATTTTTTTGTATCTAATTTGGCTTCAGATAACATTATATACTCATATTTACCTACTACTATTAAATAAgtgaatcatttttaataaaatatgtatgaaaattgTACTATCCTACAGAACGATGAATGTTCATTGGGTAAGGAATGCTGAAGCAAGATCctcatgcttttaaaatttaggaCATTTGCAACACCTGAGACCTAAGAGAAGGGAAAGATAGAATAATTCCTCTTTCAATTGCATAATATTATAGAATCCTTATAAGTGTGTATCtggacatgaaaaaaaaacaggagaaatatagaaaaaagttTCTCCTTATCTTGTAACCTAGAAATGATGACTGCTAACTTTATAACTGATTTCCTCTTAATTTATTCCATGCATACTAAAGTTTGGGTCACACTAAGTACCTGATTTATTTCCCTAGTATTATGCATTCACATCACAAATATCATTCCCAAGGGAGAAAACCTTGGCTCCTAGGGAAGCAAATATGCTGATGGGTAGCCCCCCAAAGAGCCACAGTGCAGGACCAGACACACCGTGTAACTGTGATGTGAAAACGTCCCTGGGAGGAGTTGCTGACAACGGCAAGAAGGGAAAAACAATGTCTCAGTGTCATAGCACATGTCTGTCCCTGTGTTCAAAGATGACTGAGATCTCCCCTGGATCATATCAACTGATGAGGCCAAACACCCAGGCTCTAGCATCTCAGGAAGCCATGGATGGTCTTCTAGGTGAGGGGCTGACACCTTGGACCCAAGGATAGCCTCAGGTAATCTGGTACAAACGCTGGAGATTCCCTGGAATACTGTAGAAAGATTTTACGACACCATGTATTACCACAAATTTGGGGAAACAGTCATCTTGTTCTATTAGTTATCTACTGCCTCATAGATATTTGTTTTTAGATGCAAACGGGACTGCTAGAAGTGATAGTAGTAGGTTGAAAACCCCATCCCCACAAGTCTGAACCTAAAAAGGTTGGAAAACTAAAAACGTTCATCCTTTTTTTGGCAGCAAAACTGTCCTAGACATATGTGAGGCTACTTCAACTCTTTGCTTTCAGTTATGTTACACAAAGGCAGATCTGTgttgaaagaaaacaattcctttGTAAGAGAGAATATTAGCTCCTGTCATTTATCAGAAACAACAGCGACTTCTTAAGGAGGACTTTCATTACTATCACTGCTTATAAAGCTATAGATTTTCTCTGCAGCTGAGGATTCAACAGAAACTAGACTATGTTTTTAGGATACAGTGGtaacaagaaaggaaattctgccagAGAATAACTTAACTTTCAGCTGTTTTGTCTATGATTTTATGTGCACATTTATGGCAGCCATGTGAAAACTATGAGTCATGTCTTATACCCTTGTTTGCCAACTAAAATATCAACATAACACTTTCTGTCCTTTGTATCATTGTATTTTACTGGGGAGGAACGTTCCATGAAGTCCCAGTACACACAGGGCCTATTGCTTTTCTTCACAATCACTATTTTCCAAGTTATTTGTCAACCCCAATTGCAGTATTAGAGAACATCCATGTTTCTGTTTTGGGCTCCCCTTCCCTGGGAATAATCTCCAATGTTTTTAACTGCAGTCCTGCCATTTCTGCTTAGTGCCACAGGTGCCACAGTACCTCCTGGGGGATAGTGCCACAGGCACCAAGGAACTATTGGGGGATGATGGTCCTTCAGGCACAAACCCCAACCATCCCTATCATAAAGAGGACCAGTTTTCCAGATCTCTGCCCCGACCTCACCAGGCCTTCTAAGGAGCCACACTCCCCTGCCCTCTTTCGCATGAGAAATGGGTCCCTGTAAGCCCTGCTCAGTCTTTGAATTGGCTGTACTACAACATGCTAAAGGCCTATGTGAcaagctaacatcatactcaacggTGGATGCCAACCTCACCCTCTGGTCAACACAGGATGAGACATCCTAGCCNNNNNNNNNNNNNNNNNNNNNNNNNNNNNNNNNNNNNNNNNNNNNNNNNNNNNNNNNNNNNNNNNNNNNNNNNNNNNNNNNNNNNNNNNNNNNNNNNNNNGACCTCACCAGGCCTTCTAAGGAGCCACACTCCCCTGCCCTCTTTCGCATGAGAAATGGGTCCCTGTAAGCCCTGCTCAGTCTTTGAATTGGCTGTACTACAACATGCTAAAGGCCTATGTGAcaagctaacatcatactcaacggTGGATGCCAACCTCACCCTCTGGTCAACACAGGATGAGACATCCTAGCCAGAGAAACTaggtaggaaaaagaaataagggcaactaaatcaggaagaaagaaattaaactatTTATATATGCCAATGACATGGTATCATATATAGAAAATGGTAAAGATTTCACCATAAAGGAGAAATACTGACTATActgtaaagttgcaggatacaaaatcaatttttaaaatacatcactTTTATTGTATGACAACAGGTTActagaaagggaaattaaagaaactaatctcatttacaatcacatcaagaataataaaatacctaagaataaatttcaCCAAGAATG from Suricata suricatta isolate VVHF042 chromosome 7, meerkat_22Aug2017_6uvM2_HiC, whole genome shotgun sequence carries:
- the LOC115297037 gene encoding olfactory receptor 2W1-like; its protein translation is MNANNGSSMTDFILLGFSDQPQLEHIISGIVFIFYIVTLVGNTTIILVSNLDCQLHTPMYFFLSNLSFLDLCYATSIIPQMLVNLWGPTKSITYGGCVLQFFFALDLGATECLLLAVMAYDRYAAVCQPLHYTVVMHPQLCQKMVLTAWLGGLGSALILCSLTLKLPRCGHREVDNFFCEMPALLKMACVYSKVIEVVVYALGVIFLLVPLSLILISYAIITQAVVRIKSTARWRKILNTCGSHLTVVTLFYGTLIYMYMKPQNSTSQDEGKFFTLFYTIVTPTLNPLIYTLRNKDVKSAVKRILCVEKWLAKS